Proteins from one Clupea harengus chromosome 17, Ch_v2.0.2, whole genome shotgun sequence genomic window:
- the LOC105894733 gene encoding cytochrome P450 7A1-like: MSTFLIAMLTILLPLFLFCFFLEPRKRRPGEPPLEAGWIPFLGVALDYGRDPLAFLRETQKKCGDIFTCKIAGKYFTFITDPFSFPAAVRQGKNLDFQKFAIGFSQRVFGHADFTADVHNGSYKEVHSLFHQTLQGPSLTLLTQSMLGNLQEVLRQNLPKGEDWEEEGLQGFSNRIMFDAGFLTLFGQEAGLTAKADDRQAKTDPYMRKMANDFLVFDRAFPEMAAGLPIHLCVRAWLARESLAEKFLHARLQRHHSISALIKLRMDAFDRMQLDERGKARTHVCMLWASQANTLPTAFWSFYRMLRY; the protein is encoded by the exons ATGTCTACCTTTCTTATTGCAATGTTAACCATCCTGTTGCCTCTCTTtctattttgtttctttctggAGCCCAGGAAAAG GCGTCCCGGTGAGCCACCGTTAGAAGCAGGCTGGATCCCGTTTCTTGGTGTGGCATTAGATTACGGCAGAGACCCATTGGCTTTTCTACGGGAGACCCAGAAGAAGTGTGGAGATATCTTTACGTGTAAAATCGCTGGAAAGTATTTCACATTTATAACGGATCCTTTTTCTTTCCCGGCTGCTGTCCGACAAGGAAAGAACTTAGATTTCCAGAAGTTCGCCATCGGATTCTCTCAGCGG gTCTTTGGTCATGCTGATTTCACAGCAGATGTACATAATGGCAGTTACAAAGAAGTCCATTCTTTATTTCATCAAACACTGCAGGGACCATCACTCACACTGTTGACTCAGAGCATGTTGGGTAACCTGCAGGAAGTGTTGAGACAGAACCTACCCAAGGGAGAggactgggaggaggaggggctccAGGGTTTCTCTAATCGCATCATGTTTGATGCTGGATTCCTAACACTATTTGGGCAAGAGGCAGGACTAACGGCAAAAGCAGATGATAGGCAAGCCAAGACAGATCCATACATGCGCAAGATGGCCAACGACTTCTTGGTTTTTGACCGTGCCTTCCCAGAGATGGCAGCGGGTCTGCCCATCCACCTGTGTGTACGAGCGTGGCTGGCACGCGAGTCCTTGGCTGAAAAATTCCTCCATGCTCGGCTGCAACGACATCACAGTATTTCCGCTCTCATCAAGCTCAGGATGGATGCCTTTGACCGCATGCAGCTGGATGAGCGGGGCAAGGCCCGCACCCACGTGTGCATGCTCTGGGCTTCCCAGGCCAACACTCTGCCGACTGCCTTCTGGAGCTTCTACCGCATGCTCAGGTACTAA